In Prosthecodimorpha staleyi, the following are encoded in one genomic region:
- a CDS encoding phosphotransferase family protein, with amino-acid sequence MRSFDPTDTEAVRAALTEFVAAETGGPVEIGSLRRFTVGFSWVTYGFHAIWSAGGRTVSRDLILRAGPPTGIFSPYSAFPEFVTLQALEASAVPVPRVYWHSDDPSILGAPFFICDLVAGEAPIPWTRDGGPAFDDERRVRLGEQFVAALAALHNFAWQGTPVAAIDGTTDPRRTAAAQVDLWMGYLARWSEDRVPMLDLAAAWLREKAPVARRVTITHGDFRIGNFLEQDGRITAILDWELVRLGNPVEDLGWICLQAWRGRSPYMCHFFEREDLRDRYAALTGHEPTLAEMAYWEAFGTFKLAIMHYGATDCFARRGFNDLRMAGMGAQIPRVLLQVESAMERAS; translated from the coding sequence GTGCGGAGCTTCGATCCGACCGATACCGAGGCGGTCCGCGCCGCCCTGACCGAATTCGTCGCGGCGGAGACCGGCGGCCCGGTCGAGATCGGCTCCCTGCGCCGGTTCACGGTCGGCTTCTCCTGGGTCACCTACGGCTTCCACGCCATCTGGTCGGCCGGCGGGCGCACGGTCTCGCGTGACCTGATCCTGCGCGCCGGTCCGCCGACCGGCATCTTCAGCCCCTACAGTGCCTTCCCGGAATTCGTCACCCTGCAGGCCCTGGAGGCGAGCGCCGTGCCGGTGCCGCGCGTCTACTGGCATTCCGACGACCCGTCGATCCTGGGGGCGCCCTTCTTCATCTGCGACCTGGTCGCCGGCGAGGCCCCGATTCCCTGGACCCGCGACGGCGGTCCGGCCTTCGACGACGAGCGCCGGGTCCGGCTCGGCGAGCAGTTCGTCGCGGCCCTGGCGGCGCTGCACAATTTCGCCTGGCAGGGCACGCCGGTCGCCGCGATCGACGGTACCACCGATCCGCGCCGGACGGCGGCGGCGCAGGTCGACCTGTGGATGGGCTATCTTGCCCGCTGGTCCGAGGACCGGGTGCCGATGCTCGACCTGGCCGCCGCGTGGCTGCGCGAGAAGGCGCCGGTCGCCCGGCGGGTGACCATCACGCATGGCGACTTCCGGATCGGCAATTTCCTGGAACAGGACGGCCGTATCACCGCGATCCTCGACTGGGAACTGGTCCGGCTCGGCAATCCGGTCGAGGATCTCGGCTGGATCTGCCTGCAGGCCTGGCGCGGCCGCTCGCCCTACATGTGCCATTTCTTCGAGCGCGAGGACCTGCGCGACCGCTATGCCGCGCTGACCGGGCACGAGCCGACGCTCGCCGAGATGGCCTACTGGGAAGCCTTCGGCACGTTCAAGCTCGCCATCATGCATTACGGCGCCACCGACTGCTTCGCGCGCCGCGGCTTCAACGACCTGCGCATGGCCGGGATGGGGGCGCAGATCCCCCGCGTCCTGCTGCAGGTGGAATCGGCCATGGAGCGCGCATCGTGA
- a CDS encoding amidase, with product MQDLTQWTAREAAAAIRDGLVTATDLVEASLDRIAAREGDIRAWAQIDPGLVLDAAARADRARAEGRPLGPLHGVPVGLKDVIDTADYPTEHGSPAHRGHRPETDAAAAAALRAAGAIILGKTVTCELATHIPGSTRNPADPGRTPGGSSSGSAAAVADRHVPLALGTQTLGSVIRPAAFCGVYGFKPSFGAIPRPGVLEQSGSLDTVGVFARSIEDLALIGDVLIGYDPRDGATRPRSRSTLMATVEADWTLPPTFALVRSDRWSDLAPEQREAIDELVGELGARVTEIAFDFAFEEGIAAAKLIREVEFARAFGSLADRTPDLIHPELRAVVERGRAASAVAYLDAKETRERLERLARAIFLDHGTILTPAALGPAPVGLASTGDPHFCSLWTFLGTPAVSLPLFEADGLPMAVQLVGARDDDARLLRTARLLVRSLAAAE from the coding sequence ATGCAAGACCTGACTCAATGGACGGCCCGGGAGGCCGCCGCGGCGATCCGCGACGGCCTCGTCACCGCCACCGATCTCGTCGAGGCCAGCCTCGACCGGATCGCCGCCCGGGAGGGCGACATCCGCGCCTGGGCGCAGATCGATCCCGGCCTCGTTCTCGATGCGGCGGCGCGCGCCGACCGTGCCCGTGCCGAGGGCCGGCCGCTCGGTCCGCTGCATGGCGTGCCGGTCGGCCTGAAGGACGTGATCGACACGGCCGACTATCCGACCGAGCACGGCTCGCCGGCGCATCGCGGCCATCGGCCTGAGACCGATGCGGCCGCGGCGGCGGCGCTGCGTGCAGCCGGGGCGATCATCCTCGGCAAGACGGTCACCTGCGAACTGGCGACCCATATTCCGGGGTCGACCCGCAACCCGGCCGATCCGGGCCGCACGCCGGGCGGGTCCTCGTCCGGGTCGGCGGCCGCCGTCGCCGACCGCCACGTGCCCCTCGCGCTCGGCACGCAGACGCTCGGCTCGGTCATCCGCCCGGCCGCCTTCTGCGGCGTCTACGGTTTCAAGCCGAGCTTCGGCGCGATCCCGCGCCCCGGCGTGCTCGAACAGTCGGGGAGCCTCGATACGGTCGGGGTCTTCGCCCGCTCGATCGAGGATCTGGCCCTGATCGGCGACGTGCTGATCGGCTACGACCCGCGCGACGGCGCGACGCGCCCGCGCAGCCGGTCGACCCTCATGGCGACCGTCGAGGCCGACTGGACCCTGCCGCCGACTTTCGCGCTGGTGCGCTCCGACCGCTGGTCCGATCTTGCGCCCGAGCAGCGCGAGGCGATCGACGAACTGGTCGGCGAACTGGGCGCCCGCGTCACCGAGATCGCATTCGATTTCGCCTTCGAGGAGGGCATCGCGGCCGCCAAGCTGATCCGCGAGGTCGAGTTCGCCCGCGCCTTCGGTTCGCTCGCCGACCGGACGCCGGATCTGATCCATCCCGAGCTGCGTGCCGTGGTCGAGCGCGGCCGCGCCGCCTCGGCGGTGGCCTATCTGGACGCCAAGGAGACGCGCGAGCGCCTCGAACGGCTGGCGCGCGCGATCTTCCTCGATCACGGCACGATCCTGACGCCGGCGGCGCTGGGGCCGGCCCCTGTGGGCCTCGCTTCGACCGGCGACCCGCATTTCTGCAGTCTTTGGACCTTCCTGGGCACCCCGGCCGTCAGCCTGCCGCTGTTCGAAGCCGACGGCCTGCCGATGGCGGTGCAACTGGTCGGCGCCCGAGACGACGACGCCCGGCTGCTGCGCACGGCCCGTCTCCTGGTGCGCAGCCTGGCGGCGGCCGAATAG
- a CDS encoding TRAP transporter small permease → MRFWRAVWALEWGLAAIGAGSMLFIMMMVTVISVAGRYFLQVDLIPGAYNIVERILFPLLVFWALPIAHREGMFPRLETIADAQPPRRRALIGAVATIVEIVVYGLFFWFVARFVWQSVETNRTMQIGTTFLPVWPILLTMPLAFGLMLLEMGRLLHRDVRRALGLDTSVDEPAQQQGSLVV, encoded by the coding sequence ATGCGTTTCTGGAGAGCCGTCTGGGCCCTGGAATGGGGTCTCGCCGCCATCGGCGCCGGGTCGATGCTGTTCATCATGATGATGGTCACGGTGATCAGCGTCGCCGGCCGCTATTTCCTGCAGGTCGACCTGATCCCGGGCGCCTACAACATCGTCGAGCGGATCCTGTTTCCGCTGCTGGTCTTCTGGGCGCTGCCGATCGCCCACCGCGAGGGCATGTTCCCGCGCCTGGAAACCATCGCCGACGCGCAGCCGCCGCGCCGGCGCGCCCTGATCGGAGCGGTGGCGACGATCGTGGAGATCGTCGTCTACGGTCTCTTCTTCTGGTTCGTCGCCCGCTTCGTCTGGCAGAGCGTCGAGACCAACCGGACCATGCAGATCGGCACCACCTTCCTGCCGGTCTGGCCGATCCTTCTGACCATGCCGCTCGCCTTCGGGCTGATGCTCCTGGAAATGGGGCGCCTGCTCCACCGCGACGTGCGCCGCGCGCTCGGTCTCGATACGAGCGTCGACGAACCGGCCCAGCAGCAGGGGAGCCTCGTCGTATGA
- a CDS encoding TRAP transporter large permease: MSDPALGLLMLALIVVVIMLGFPTAFTLMGLGIVFGFIAYFKSGQAFADNLVFDLMVQRTYGAMTNDVLISIPLFVLMGYVMERGALVDKMFYSIQLAFRNVPASLAVATLVVCTFWGIASGLVGAVVVLMGVIAFNPMLRAGYDVRLASGVITAGGTLGILIPPSVMIIVFAAVAGLSVVKLYAAAMFPGFFLSLLYLAYIVGWALINPKVAPKLPEEQTRVPVPEWVPRFQGFYGRNMALGLAKAAFSPGRARGLTVNGKPMGYGGVLLHLFYALVPLIMTAGTFALIWWYVVIHQQKKSMAVPSGLEELGGGLQELGDPSAAAEPAAAAGPPEGFYLWFGILAVLAALWMARSYARMGAEKFEVVKLLTTSIAPLGTLTVVVLVVILFGITTATESAAVGAAGAFLLALQAGTLDWKRTKEAVFLTAKTTSMVCWLFVGSALFSGVFAILGGQALLEKWVLALDLTPLQFMILSQAIIFILGWPLEWTEIIVIFVPIFLPMLKHFNIDPVLWGTLVFVNLQAAFLSPPVAMSAFYLKGVAPPHVTINQIFAGMMPYMLIVILCMVIMYLWPGMTLWLPEFLYGN, encoded by the coding sequence ATGAGCGATCCCGCCCTCGGCCTCCTGATGCTCGCGCTGATCGTCGTGGTGATCATGCTCGGCTTCCCGACCGCCTTCACCCTGATGGGTCTCGGCATCGTCTTCGGCTTCATCGCCTATTTCAAATCCGGCCAGGCCTTCGCCGACAACCTGGTGTTCGACCTGATGGTCCAGCGGACCTACGGGGCGATGACCAACGACGTCCTCATCTCCATCCCGCTCTTCGTGCTGATGGGTTACGTGATGGAGCGCGGCGCGCTGGTCGACAAGATGTTCTATTCGATCCAGCTCGCCTTCCGGAACGTGCCGGCCTCGCTCGCCGTCGCCACCCTGGTGGTCTGCACCTTCTGGGGCATCGCCTCCGGCCTGGTCGGCGCGGTCGTGGTGCTGATGGGCGTGATCGCCTTCAACCCGATGCTGCGCGCCGGCTACGACGTGCGGCTCGCCTCGGGGGTGATCACGGCCGGCGGCACGCTCGGCATCCTGATCCCGCCCTCGGTGATGATCATCGTCTTCGCGGCGGTGGCCGGCCTGTCGGTCGTGAAGCTCTATGCCGCGGCCATGTTCCCCGGCTTCTTCCTGTCGCTGCTCTATCTCGCCTATATCGTCGGCTGGGCCCTGATCAACCCGAAGGTGGCGCCGAAGCTGCCCGAGGAACAGACCCGCGTGCCTGTGCCGGAGTGGGTTCCCCGCTTCCAGGGCTTCTACGGGCGCAACATGGCGCTCGGCCTCGCCAAAGCAGCCTTTTCGCCCGGACGGGCCCGCGGCTTGACCGTGAACGGCAAGCCGATGGGCTACGGCGGCGTGCTGCTGCACCTCTTCTACGCGCTGGTTCCGCTGATCATGACCGCCGGCACTTTCGCGCTGATCTGGTGGTATGTCGTCATCCATCAGCAGAAGAAGTCGATGGCGGTGCCGAGCGGGCTCGAAGAGCTCGGCGGCGGCCTGCAGGAACTGGGCGACCCTTCCGCCGCCGCAGAGCCGGCCGCCGCGGCAGGGCCGCCGGAGGGCTTCTACCTGTGGTTCGGCATCCTGGCCGTGCTGGCCGCGCTCTGGATGGCGCGCAGCTACGCGCGCATGGGCGCCGAGAAGTTCGAGGTGGTCAAGCTCCTGACCACCTCGATCGCGCCGCTCGGCACGCTCACCGTCGTGGTCCTGGTGGTCATCCTGTTCGGTATCACGACGGCGACCGAATCGGCCGCGGTGGGGGCCGCCGGCGCCTTCCTGCTCGCCCTTCAGGCCGGCACGCTCGACTGGAAGCGGACCAAGGAGGCGGTGTTCCTCACCGCCAAGACGACCTCCATGGTCTGCTGGCTGTTCGTCGGCTCGGCGCTCTTCTCCGGCGTCTTCGCCATCCTGGGCGGCCAGGCGCTCCTGGAGAAATGGGTGCTGGCGCTCGATTTGACACCGCTGCAGTTCATGATCCTCAGCCAGGCGATCATCTTCATCCTGGGCTGGCCGCTGGAATGGACCGAGATCATCGTGATCTTCGTGCCCATCTTCCTGCCGATGCTGAAGCACTTCAACATCGACCCGGTTCTCTGGGGCACGCTGGTCTTCGTCAACCTGCAGGCGGCCTTCCTGTCGCCGCCGGTCGCCATGTCGGCCTTCTATCTGAAGGGGGTGGCGCCGCCGCACGTCACCATCAACCAGATTTTCGCCGGCATGATGCCCTATATGCTGATCGTGATCCTGTGCATGGTGATCATGTATCTGTGGCCGGGCATGACGCTGTGGCTGCCGGAATTCCTCTACGGGAACTGA
- a CDS encoding TRAP transporter substrate-binding protein, with the protein MNEVKAVARRRFLTGSAVVAAAAVTAPAVVKAQGPISMRWQSTWPSKDIFHEYANDFAKKVNDMTGGDLKIEVLPAGAVVPAFGLLEAVSKGTLDGGHGVLVYHYGKQTALALWGSGPGFAMDANMLLAWHKYGGGKELLAKLYGSIGANVVSFPYGPMPTQPLGWFKNPIAKEDDLKGLKYRTVGISIDVFTALGAAVNALPGGEIVSAMDRGLLDAAEFNNASSDRVLGFPDVSKVCMLQSYHQNAEQFEIMFNKDRYNALPEKMRAIIANAVEAASADMSWKAIDRYSGDYAEMQTKDKVRFFKTPDAILKRQLEVYDQVTAKKSTENALFKEILESQIAFARRATRWEQDTVVNRRMAYDHYFGPQGTLRRT; encoded by the coding sequence ATGAACGAAGTGAAGGCAGTCGCACGTCGCCGATTCCTGACCGGTTCGGCGGTGGTCGCCGCCGCGGCCGTCACGGCCCCGGCGGTCGTCAAGGCCCAGGGCCCGATCAGCATGCGCTGGCAGAGCACCTGGCCGTCGAAAGACATCTTCCACGAATACGCCAACGATTTCGCCAAGAAGGTCAACGATATGACCGGCGGCGACCTGAAGATCGAGGTGCTTCCCGCGGGTGCCGTCGTGCCGGCCTTCGGCCTGCTCGAGGCCGTCTCCAAGGGCACGCTCGACGGCGGCCACGGCGTGCTCGTCTACCATTACGGCAAGCAGACCGCGCTGGCGCTGTGGGGGTCGGGTCCCGGCTTCGCCATGGACGCCAACATGCTGCTCGCCTGGCACAAGTATGGCGGCGGCAAGGAACTGCTGGCCAAGCTCTACGGTTCGATCGGCGCCAACGTCGTCTCCTTCCCGTATGGCCCGATGCCGACTCAGCCGCTCGGCTGGTTCAAGAACCCGATCGCCAAGGAAGACGATCTCAAGGGTCTGAAATACCGCACCGTCGGCATCTCGATCGACGTGTTCACCGCGCTCGGCGCCGCTGTGAACGCGCTGCCGGGCGGCGAGATCGTCTCGGCGATGGACCGCGGTCTGCTCGACGCGGCCGAGTTCAACAACGCCTCCTCGGACCGCGTGCTCGGCTTCCCGGACGTGTCCAAGGTCTGCATGCTGCAGAGCTATCACCAGAATGCCGAGCAGTTCGAAATCATGTTCAACAAGGATCGCTACAACGCGCTGCCTGAAAAGATGCGTGCGATCATCGCGAATGCGGTCGAGGCGGCCTCGGCGGACATGTCCTGGAAGGCGATCGACCGCTATTCCGGCGACTATGCCGAGATGCAGACCAAGGACAAGGTGCGCTTCTTCAAGACCCCGGACGCGATCCTGAAGCGGCAGCTCGAAGTCTACGACCAGGTGACCGCCAAGAAGTCGACCGAGAACGCGCTCTTCAAGGAAATCCTGGAGAGCCAGATCGCCTTCGCCCGCCGCGCCACGCGCTGGGAGCAGGACACCGTGGTCAACCGGCGCATGGCCTACGACCACTATTTCGGGCCTCAGGGCACCTTGCGGCGGACCTGA
- the cpdR gene encoding cell cycle two-component system response regulator CpdR codes for MMTRILLAEDDNDMRRFLAKALQNAGYEVVSFDNGKSAYERLREEPFTLLLTDIVMPEMDGIELARRATQLDPDLKVMFITGFAAVALNPDSNAPKDAKVLSKPFHLRDLVREVEKLVAA; via the coding sequence GTGATGACCCGGATTCTGCTGGCCGAGGACGATAACGACATGCGCCGCTTCCTGGCCAAGGCGCTGCAGAACGCGGGCTACGAGGTGGTCTCGTTCGACAACGGCAAGAGCGCCTACGAGCGCTTGCGCGAGGAGCCGTTCACGCTGCTCCTGACCGATATCGTGATGCCCGAGATGGACGGCATCGAACTCGCCCGGCGCGCCACCCAGCTCGACCCGGATCTCAAGGTGATGTTCATCACCGGCTTCGCCGCCGTGGCGCTGAACCCGGATTCGAACGCCCCGAAGGACGCCAAGGTCCTTTCCAAGCCGTTCCACCTGCGCGATCTGGTGCGCGAGGTCGAGAAGCTGGTTGCCGCCTGA
- a CDS encoding TetR/AcrR family transcriptional regulator, with the protein MTRTRLFEAAIQIVGEQGYAGASVALITARAGVAQGTFYNYFESRQDLLDQLLPAISEQLHELIRDRVRAAPDDPIERERARLCGFFDFLEQSPHLFKILSEGMVQAPVGFRRHLEMQSESYRRAMEYELRRGNLRISDPREIDILTQMLLSTREYLSGRFCYVDGQFVRPSELVVETYVKLLTGRIFA; encoded by the coding sequence GTGACGCGGACGCGCCTGTTCGAGGCCGCGATCCAGATCGTCGGCGAACAGGGCTATGCGGGGGCCTCGGTGGCGCTGATCACCGCGCGGGCCGGCGTGGCGCAGGGCACCTTCTACAATTACTTCGAATCGCGGCAGGATCTGCTCGATCAGCTGTTGCCGGCGATCAGCGAACAGCTGCATGAGCTGATCCGCGACCGGGTCAGAGCCGCGCCGGACGATCCGATCGAGCGCGAGCGCGCACGCCTGTGCGGCTTCTTCGATTTCCTCGAACAGTCGCCGCACCTGTTCAAGATCCTGAGCGAAGGCATGGTGCAGGCGCCGGTCGGCTTCCGCCGGCATCTCGAAATGCAGTCGGAAAGCTACCGGCGCGCCATGGAATACGAATTGCGGCGCGGCAACCTGCGCATCAGCGACCCGCGCGAGATCGACATTCTGACGCAGATGCTGCTGTCGACGCGCGAATATCTGAGCGGCCGCTTCTGCTATGTCGACGGCCAGTTCGTGCGGCCGTCGGAGCTGGTCGTGGAGACCTATGTCAAGCTGCTGACCGGCCGGATCTTCGCCTGA
- a CDS encoding TRAP transporter small permease subunit, producing the protein MTIERFLHAIDGISTWVGKAAAWLIVGLMLLVCAEVFKRYILNAPTAWIFDASNMFYGTLFMLAGAYALAQNAHVRGDFLYSSMRPRTQATLDLILYVVFFVPGIGALVYAGTHYAADSWRIAEHSNVTADGPPVYHFKTVIPIAGALVLLQGVAEIVRCIVCLKTGAWPSRLSDVNEIDVVEEQLAGSEYVDEETRRRAIEQAHDIDEAARQRGRGDHLT; encoded by the coding sequence ATGACGATCGAGCGGTTCCTGCACGCGATCGACGGCATCAGTACCTGGGTCGGCAAGGCGGCGGCCTGGCTGATTGTGGGACTGATGCTGCTGGTCTGCGCCGAAGTGTTCAAGCGCTACATCCTGAACGCCCCCACGGCCTGGATCTTCGACGCCTCCAACATGTTCTACGGCACGCTGTTCATGCTCGCCGGCGCCTATGCGCTGGCCCAGAACGCGCATGTCCGCGGCGACTTCCTCTATTCGTCGATGCGCCCGCGCACCCAGGCGACGCTCGATCTGATCCTCTATGTCGTCTTCTTCGTGCCCGGCATCGGCGCCCTGGTCTATGCCGGCACGCACTATGCCGCCGACAGCTGGCGCATTGCGGAACATTCCAACGTCACCGCGGATGGGCCGCCGGTCTACCATTTCAAGACCGTGATCCCGATCGCCGGCGCGCTGGTGCTGCTGCAGGGCGTCGCCGAGATCGTGCGCTGCATCGTCTGCCTGAAGACCGGCGCATGGCCCTCGCGGCTCAGCGACGTGAACGAGATCGACGTGGTCGAGGAGCAGCTCGCCGGCAGCGAATATGTCGACGAGGAAACACGCCGGCGCGCCATCGAGCAGGCCCACGATATCGACGAAGCCGCCCGCCAGCGCGGCCGGGGAGACCACCTCACATGA
- a CDS encoding TRAP transporter large permease, translated as MSKDWIIWAVTAWIVVFMLAGQAVATCLLGAGLLGVALWMGPAVLNGIVGQDTFYTASAYTLSIIPLYLLMAQLLLKGGVIVDLFRVGHRLAGYKRFPLGIATIVTGGLLGAVSGSGTASAAALATLAGPELQKVGYTRSFSVALTAISGSLSVIIPPSLLIMIYGSLTEVPIGHLFIGSIGPGLLCILVYIGCLYFLGEVEPGAIDGSRVELDEDPRQARRSVQAFTFVVVLMVVVFGGIYGGIVTVGEAGALGAFAAFVGMIVMGRVGPKQIAAALVDSVKVSAMLLMLLIGAQIFSRFMSFSRLPTELLEFAQPLVANPTVLVLVLMGGLFAAGMFMEEVTTIVLAVPLIEPMIGAAGIDTIWFGVMACFVISLGLLTPPVGLVAFSAATAARTPVGPVFRPCLVFSTFAAVIVVGAMMLFPGIATWLPSHLN; from the coding sequence ATGAGCAAGGACTGGATCATCTGGGCGGTCACGGCCTGGATCGTCGTCTTCATGCTGGCCGGGCAGGCGGTCGCGACCTGCCTGCTCGGCGCCGGGCTCCTCGGCGTGGCCCTTTGGATGGGCCCCGCCGTGCTCAACGGCATCGTCGGCCAGGACACCTTCTACACCGCCTCGGCCTATACGCTGTCGATCATCCCGCTCTATCTCCTGATGGCCCAGCTACTGCTCAAGGGCGGCGTGATCGTCGACCTGTTCCGGGTCGGCCATCGGCTCGCCGGCTACAAGCGCTTTCCGCTAGGCATCGCCACCATCGTCACCGGCGGCCTGCTGGGTGCGGTCTCCGGTTCCGGCACCGCCAGCGCGGCCGCGCTCGCCACCTTGGCCGGGCCTGAACTGCAGAAGGTCGGCTACACGCGCAGCTTCTCGGTTGCCCTGACGGCGATCTCGGGCTCGCTCTCGGTGATCATCCCGCCGAGCCTGCTGATCATGATCTACGGCTCGCTGACCGAGGTGCCGATCGGGCATCTGTTCATCGGTTCGATCGGGCCCGGCCTGCTCTGCATCCTGGTCTATATCGGCTGCCTCTATTTCCTGGGCGAGGTCGAGCCGGGTGCGATCGACGGCTCGCGCGTCGAACTCGACGAGGATCCGCGCCAGGCCCGCCGGTCGGTGCAGGCCTTCACCTTCGTGGTGGTGCTGATGGTCGTCGTCTTCGGCGGCATCTATGGCGGCATCGTCACGGTCGGCGAGGCCGGCGCGCTCGGCGCCTTCGCGGCCTTCGTCGGCATGATCGTGATGGGGCGGGTCGGGCCGAAGCAGATCGCCGCGGCGCTGGTCGATTCCGTGAAGGTCTCCGCCATGCTGCTGATGCTGCTGATCGGTGCGCAGATCTTCTCCCGCTTCATGTCCTTCTCGCGCCTGCCGACCGAGCTTCTGGAATTCGCCCAGCCGCTGGTCGCCAATCCGACCGTGCTGGTGCTGGTGCTGATGGGCGGATTGTTCGCGGCCGGCATGTTCATGGAGGAGGTCACCACCATCGTGCTCGCCGTGCCGCTGATCGAACCGATGATCGGCGCTGCCGGCATCGACACGATCTGGTTCGGCGTGATGGCCTGCTTCGTCATCTCGCTCGGCCTGCTGACGCCGCCGGTCGGTCTCGTCGCCTTCTCGGCCGCGACCGCCGCCCGAACGCCGGTCGGGCCGGTGTTCCGGCCCTGCCTCGTCTTCTCGACCTTTGCCGCCGTCATTGTAGTCGGTGCCATGATGCTTTTCCCCGGCATCGCCACCTGGCTGCCGAGCCATCTGAACTGA